ttatttattttgaattctttgaatttttttccttttttcttgtgTTCTATTCACATATTTGTTTCTTGCTAGGagatttttttgagaaaaaatctttattaaatcttatatgaatatgtaaaataaactattaaattagtataaactattttttaaaatttaaataataaGCGGGGCAGAACGGGTACCCGTTAATCTGATCCTATCTCAATGGGTTATCCACTGATATGTGGAGCAGGTAAGGGTAAAAAAATAGTTAATCTACAAGGTGCTGGTCAGATCAGTCAAATGATGCACAAAGTGGGTACTCGATCTGTGCCCACGCCTAGGAATAGTGTCTATCAATAATGCTAAAAAAAAGTTAATATAGTCATTTAAAATCTTCCTTTGGATTTTGCTGTGATCTGTTTTGAAAACAAGGACATTCTAGAATAAAGTAAAAAATACAACTTCACAAGGCCCCATTAGGATATATTTCAGGTGTCATTTTTTTAGAAATGTATGATTAAtaaggaaaagtaaataaatacaaaggaTGACAGATAAGATTAAATAAGGAAAGTATATAAACATAAGGGAAAGTAATAATTATtaacatgtgtgtgtgtgtatatcgTAGATTAGATGAATATTGGGTATATTAACGAGTGCCCAATGGACACCTATTAGAGAAACCCAATTTCTATTCTTTTCATGTACTATTTTAGATATTTCATAATTGAAATTCAATGCTAATGATAAGGTTTGTTTATAGTAATAATTCAAATCGGTATTAAGTAGCTACTTTCATtagtatttatatttttttcctaatttttctcaTTATTATTATATACAAGTACATAGTGttgctttgtttatttttgttgacTTGAGTCTTTCTTAAGGTTCATTTGGGGTTACAGTGACTTGTCAAAAAGTACTTATACTAGTTGAGATTTTGAAAGGATGTGTCGTGTGATTGATGAAGAAAAAGGTGTTGATGTGTGGGTATTTTGACTGTTTTGGTGTGTCTTTTTTTATGGATAGTGGTTAAATTTTTTTGGAAATGTTTTATAGAGGGTTACTATATGTATGTTTTGATCATTCAAAGACAACTTTCAATCAATTAACCATCATATTGGATGAAACTTTCATTTGTATAAAATGCAAATTATAATAATGGAACACGAGCAGTACAACTATGCAAAATCAGTCATTATTTGTTGCAAttcaattaaatttgatttattttcaagattctaaattttatattttgggTTCGACTTAAAATATCTTTTAACTTGTATAAACGACCATTCGTTcctataaatttttattaattctTATGCTCTCTCCTTTGAAAATGGATGTAGTCCAAAGCAGCATGCATGTGATCATGGCGTTGTAAGTGCTTTCCAAAATTACTGACGTTAGCACTTAATACTTTGAACAGAAATTCagttgatcaagtattagtttgcttttgaatttctttttaGCCGTGAAACACTTCACTCATATGTTGACTTAGCGCTATTAATTAGAGTACATGTAAAATTGACAATGTTTACTGAAATAAATCTTCTCCAAATAGTATGAGTTATAAATTGGACAATGTTTAGAGTATTTATTAATGAGTGATGGGTTTAATATATGTTTTCAATCTTCTCCAAACTATATTGCTTTTAAAATACCCCAAACAACATTTTAATATTGTCCAACGCAAATATTGTCAATGGTTGGTACTCCAAAACCCTTTTCCACCACAAACGGTGACGTATTGGAGAGAATAAGGCGTGCCCATTTTTATTGTTGACACGCACACACAGCCTACGGTAGGAACGGTCAACGCGTTCCTACCATAAAGGGATCCGAAGAAAGTGTAATGCATGAATCCTGCAACTTCTAACGTGGGACGCATATTCCATCAAATGGAACTTCTGAATTTCATAGGTGAACTTTTGAGGCAGTAAAAGATAAGAATCTGGTTGTTAGATCTAAGGGCATTAATGAAAATGGGCGAAAGTTTTTATGGCATCTTTTAGTAAATGATATTAATTTTGggacaaataaaaaagaaaagtacgggACCAACACTTATGTAATATATTGCTACAAGTAATAGGTCTAAAATATCCTTCATGGTTACAAGATTTAAGACCTTATTAATTGAAGTTAAAATGGTACATCatatttatactcaaaagaagTTAGTAGAGAAATTCGGGCCAGGAGTAGTTCCAAATTTCATACTATTAAATAAGCACACATTTCCTCAAATGTCCTTTACAGAAACTGGgcataaaatgataaaatagcATCCAGAAAAAATGCAAAGCTTCATGCTTAACTTCATCATAATCAGTCAGTCTATCCATTCCTGTCTTGATGGATAAAAGCGGTATTCGTGTCAATCATTGATCAACCATTTCAATGTTTGCGAGTTCTTGACTCTGAAGGGGGCCTGCTGCAAGCTCTGGACATAAGCTGCCCTCCAATTTTAACGACCTTTTACTTCATTGAATTTCTGTCGGCTAGATTGGCAGAAATTAGCAATTTCTTATTAGAAAAACGAAAAATAGGACAACAATAATGTATGCACCCAAACTAGTAACTGAATACTCTGTCTCCAATATCTCTTCTAAGCTTAGTCCACCAGAAAGTAATTTATTATTCTCAGTCATTTTGCTAATgttaatttttcaattgaaaaaaaaatttgtgcaaATAATTTTTCACATGTCTTTATTAATCTCCTATTTTCACGACGATACAATTTAGTCTCTTACGTTCAAaataaactttcttttatcccAAAATCTATCTCGCATCACTTTTTCCCATCATGCGCCTGCGATGAAAAATTCATGGGATAAAAAAGGCATCACATCTCAATAATAAAATTCTAGTcaataaaatataatataagaaTCCCTAATAGAAAAACTTTAATAAAGCAAAATCAGACACATACCGGGAAGTAGCCACCAAGAAAATACAAGTGCAGTTAGCAAATAATCACCTCGTTCCGCACCAATTTCACTAGCCAAAACATCTGCCCAAGCTCTACACTCCACATTTTTCTACTGCTGCTTGACCACATTTTCTTCAATTGTACTGAAATTGGACCCATAATTCATTCAACCCACAAAATTTCCCAAAAGAAAATGAGCGTCTCCAATTCAAAAATAGAACCTTCTAATTTTACTCATTATAAttacaaattttgattttttttgtcagtaaaaaaaatgaaggagGCCACTCAAAATATTAAACCACATATAATGACAacttaataaaaaataagattTGAATTCTTTATTTCTCACTCTATCAAAATTGAAAGTCCTTGGTAGTGTGGTTTAAaaaatggattaatctttcctacaccgacagtgtatacactatcagtattAGATAAATGACaactatataaaatttaaattaaaatttaaattttacatacatgtcatgaatcaaacgataataatatatacactgtcaatgtataAAAGATTACTCTTAAAAAATTTCCATGTTTGAAAGCAAAGTTTTAAATCAATGTGTACGCCACTAAAGTAAAAAGCCTATATGATGGAAACTGCACGGACAAATTCCCATGCAGTGAAAAGCAAAAGAAGCGGTGGAAACGAGTCCTTGGTAGTGTGGTTTACAAAATTTGATGTTTGAAAGCAAAGTTTTAAATCAATGTGTACGCCACTAAAGTAAAAAGCCTATATATGGAGACTGCACGGACAAATACCCATACACTGAAAAGCAAAAGAAGCGATGGAAATTGTGCCAACTTGCGGAAAGCAAAAGTGTCTTGTGTTGTGGGGTCCCTAGAAATGCAATACACGCCTGGTTGATAGGCCTCAAGAGTCAAGAGTCAAGGCGGATGGGGAAGTGGGGCCCAGGCAAAGTTGCTACCAGCAAATGCCGCCAACCGACTACCCCCTGAAAAGGTAACGTCCTTCTCGAAAAAAACCGCGGCCATCTAATCGAATAAAACCGTTATTTGAACGCAGTTATTGAACGAAACTCATGGTCtgccttctttttttcctttttctgtcaCAAGGGAAATTTCATTTTCCCTTATGCTTCTCCAAATATATATAAGTGTGCAGTGTTTCCATTTGATCCAATTATGACTCAATTTCGATTGATTCCCATAGTCCAATTGGGCTATCTCCCCTTAAAATTGATTGGAGTAGAAGTCGGAGTAAAGTAAATATAGATGTTATTGATTGAccaaaaaaggataaaatatcaaaaaactcAATATAGTTTgttaaatgttcaatttaactccTTTTTATTTAAAATCTATTTTATAACTCCCTGTAGTttcaactaaattgaaaattggacGGAAAACATTCAATCTAATGGTTATACGTGAAATGTCAATATTGTCTCTATATAAATGAACTCCCTATGGTTTGTTgaatgttcaatttaactctctctagtttaaaaaattacactatgACTCCCTACGGTTtcgactaaattgaaaattaaatggAAAGCATCTCACACATAGTAGGGGCAATATTGACATTTCACACACAACCATTAGATTTGATGCTTTCTgtccaattttcaatttagtcaaAACTATAGGGAGCTATAGTGTAGGTTTCCAAATCAGAGGGATTTAAATTGAATATTTATCAAATCATAGAGAGTTTTTGGGTATTTTACCCAGAAAAAAGATATAAgagaaatttcattttcatgatTATCGGAATTTAATTCATGTAATGCACAAATAATCTCAACAGGAAGTATCAATTTATTTCTCAAAACATAAAGCCTACTTCACATGTCTCAGgagattgcaaaaaaaaaaaaaaaaagcagtaaATTTAAATtagataagaaacaaaaaaagataaTTAGTATCCCTAGTTTACTCTGCAGTTTATAACGTTCGATGAGTTCGTTTGTGCTCAACTAACTATATTCGGTCGAGTTTGAGTAAACTAGCATAACCATGAAAGAGTTCTCCCACAATAATTAAGAAGATTTTTTTGCAGGTTAATATATTTAAACTTGACGTGGTACAAATGTTAGATATAGTAAGTGTAGTTGGTGATGTATTGCTTGAGAATCCCATATTTAGTTTGTACCAATCCAATTGGAGGAAAGTGCTATTTATTTTACCCGACAGCAACATACTGGGAGCATAATTTCCTGGATTATTCGCATCAAAACCTAATTTTTACATTATGTTgttatataaatttttccaaCAGCACAAGGAGGCAAACTTTTTGAGTTTTGAGATGTTAGTATGAACAATGAATGGTTTGGCTCGACGACTGAACCATCGAACTGGACCAATTTTGATTAAAGGGTTTAGTTCTTTGTATTAGTCAAAGTTGGTCAACCCAAGAAAGTCTCCGTCATCTTAAACTTCTTTCATTGTTAATTCATTCTTTGAATCACCTCTCAACCAATCATCCCATTCTTCATCACCGCAAGAAAATCCTTTAATTTTCCCCAGCAATAATTGAATCTTGGCCTAAACCATGTTGAATCTTTTCCCTCTTTGTACTTTGTAATTTACTAATTTTCCagagtaaaatataaaatttaatctTGTATATGTTTTGATTTTGCTAAGATATTGCATTACAAAgtatactttttattttttgaattcgAATTGCTCTCGCTTCTTACCATCATTTTCTTTTAGTCAATTAGCAACTAAGTGTTACTTCCACGCTTTTTGATAGAGtgtcttatttatttatcaaaggAAAGCAATTGAAATCACAATCATACAAAATACCTATGCACGAGTTGCGCTTTGGTGTTCATAATTCCAATTTGGATTTATCAACCGAGTGCCCAACACGTCGAGATATGTTTTCAAAtgttataattttaaaattataagattaattagaaaaataaaataaatataagaaaatataggtcagattaaataaaaaaatatacaaatgctagaaaatgtaataattattagtatgcGTATATACGTAATAGGTCAGATGAATATTAAATATGTAGGGTGCACATTAGAAAATACCTTCCAATTTATATCGCAATGACATTTATTGTTACCTTTACATTAGATACTTTCTCGATTTGGTTGTATttttacccaaaaaagaaaaaaaaaacttgaaactGTCCGGGACAccccaataaaaaaaaatgttaaatacATCTGAACCTCTTATGCACGAACTAAGTTTTATCCTTCCGTCTCAATGGCCTTAAATCTCACTCAATAGTTCGGCGAGTGCCATAATTTTCACCCCGGTATTTTGTAGCTATCCATATTATCCTGTTCATTGTTAGCAGACAACTGATAAAGAAAGTTCAGCAAATGTTAAATGGTATATTGGATTAGCCAAAGGGGTTTCTTTGGCATTTAGTCCGTTTATTAGAATCTGACCCGTGCTTTGCAGGCTGCAGGAATTGGGCTAAGTTGCAAAATCTGAAGTCTTTGTACCTCGATGGTAACAAATTCAACAACAGTATAATTCCATGTATAACTGCAATTACTGAACTTCAAAGGCTGTCCCTCCGTTATTTGGGTTTAGAGGGATCGTTTCCTATAATTCACTTGCTATCTATAATTCTTATATGAGACTTTCAATAACCTTTTTACACAATTTTCTTTGACTTTGCGTCTGTTCTATTCTTTGCTTTTCTACTTCAGTTGTTTTGGGTCCTGTTCAGCACATAGAAATTAATGAATATCTAAACTTAGAATGATGCAGCATTATTTATTTGTAATCTATTTCAATTAATAGCTCTTAAATGTGAACTTTATTGATGTGGAGCAAATTGCAAAGCATCttatttgtttttccttttaccTTCGCAAGCATGGGATTAGAGGGTAACTTAATTTACATATCCAAAGTTTGTTTACATTTTAATAATTGGCTATGGActtaagaaagaaaaaaaagggcaaattatattttacattttatattttacatattttatatttttgcaCATAATCTCCTCatggtttcaaaaactatacataaccccttcatgatttgaattaacgtgtcaaagtgacggaaataatCATTCGTAACAGAACCtttaaaaatgtcgaaattacatttgtttaaaatttaaaatgattgaagtgatgaaaatatataaacataatatacaTGATGCACTAATCCcatatgattttatattttatcatataacctCCTTATGGTTTAATGTTTTAtcatataactcccttatggttttcaaaatatacacataacccccatTGTAGTTAATAAATagttttcaactttacatagaagcatttttgacattttaggtgatttCATTATGAATTACAGATTCCATTACTTTggcactttaatccaaactatgagagaattgtataaaatttttaaaatcataGGGGGATTATGTATAAAAATACTAAACTATAGGGgggataaagtgtaatttgcccaaaACAAATCGCCTGTAGACTAACAAATGAGTAGACTAacaaatcttttttcttttttcttttttttgtagtTGTGAGAGATGTTGCATATGCCAAAATTATAAAGCATAGATATACAGAAAAGATAAAATTGTAGAATCCATTAGCATGAGAGTTGTTGGACCGCAACCTGCCCATTCAAGGAGCTCTAATTGGATCATCTTCTTGCTGCAGATTTCAAGCGTCTggaaaaattgcagtttcttGACTTAAGCTTTAATCAATTTTCTGGTTCCTTGTCCTTTAAAGGTACGCATATCCAGTTTGAGATAAAGGTGTATATAGTTGAACTGGgatacaaaaaaaattacagtCCTAGAATAAGCTAGATGCGAAATAATTTTCTTTGGATCCTGCCACATGATTTGGAGTATAACCATTATTTTCTCTTTCTATTTCAAGATTATAAGGATAGGACAGAACTATCTGTGTACTTTTCCCTATTTCTATAATTTGATGTTATATTATGTCCAAATTCCAATAAGAAAATAGATTCCTAAAATTAACAAACTTTGCCTAAATTTCTAGATTAGCTGAACATTAGAATTATCCATTCATTTTAGGTGGTTTAATTAACTTTCAATTGCAAAATGGAACATGAATAAAATGTGGGAGTTCTATTTGTGACTCTAGAAGGATCAgtaatttgatttttcttttcattttaatttagaAATCCATTCACTAACGACCAAAGAAAAATCAAGTACATTTTTGTCCTATTCTGATCTTATGTTAAATATCAATACTTAATATTATAAGGGCTATTTGGTTTATGAAGTTACAGGTCTAGTAATGAATTCAAAATGTTATTTTTCAGGAAAAAGTGAATCACCAATCACTAAACCTTTCTAAAATCTAATTTAGCCTACTGTAGTGTTTCCTATGTCAACTGAACTGCTAAAAGTAGAGAaataaaatttacaaaaaaaaaatgtcactgcaaaattttaagaaaatattataTTGGCCAACAAGTAAAGAAGAATATAAAGCAGAATTTCttcgaaaagaaagaaatttagCATTTCCTAATTCTTTTATGAGACTTTCTTTGACCTTACGTAAATTTCTTTGACTTTCTGTttgtctattttttcttttccgctTCATTGTTTTAGTTCTTGTTTCTCACGTAGAAGTAAATGAATATCTATACTTATAATGACTTAGTATTATTTATTTGTACTCTATTCCAATTAAAAGCTCTTAAATGTGAACTTTAATTGTAAAGCGTCTTATTCTTTTCAATTTTACGTTCACAAATATGGGATTAGAGGGGTGGCTTAATTTACAGATTCAAAGTCTGAAAGATATTAATtagttgattttatttttatagtgGTGATATACCAAAATTATAAAGTATAGATATAccagaaaagataaaaaagcCCAATCCGCCCATTGTAAGAGCTCTTGGATCATCTTGTTGCTGCAGAATGCAATTGTCTAAAAAATTGGAGCTTCTTAACTTATATGATGCTGGATTTTCTGGTTCCTTATCCTTTACCTAGAATAAGTTAGAATCgaaattattttctttggatCCTATCGCATGCTTTGAAGTATTAAGTGTCAttttctctttccatttctctttccattttctctctctcacacacctacacacacacacacacactctctctctctctctctctctctctctctctctctctctctctctctctctctctcacagaTGCACACAtattctctctccctctcctaCACGTATTTCTTGTATAACATGCACTTTTAAACATAATCTCTCCATCAAACAcacaaaatatatattttacttCTCTTGAAGATAGACATTTGCACACTAAATTTTGCAAATTGTTTCTCATATGCACATACAAAAAACATACTTTTCCTATTAGCATGCAGATTATTAGTATAAAAAATTGATATTTAAAAAGTTAATATAGTACAAAAGTAAAACGTAATATTACTATTCAACTATataattaaaaacaaaataaaatattttaatttagtGCTCGAATTTAGCTGGTTATCAAACATATTTCACTTTATGAAATTTAGTAAATTTAGGTTTCAATTAAGTTTTAGTTTtcagttttagtttttagttttatcaaacgtcCCTTTGTCTACCACTACCAAATGACAAAGCTGCCCCTGCAGAGTGTGCAGCTCACATGCAATGAATTTCGTCTATTTTAATCGAGCAAATGGATAGAATAGCCCAATTTGATCCTTTTTAGCTGTTCAGTGGATCAATTGACGTGAAAAAATAGTATAGTGGATTAAATAAgactttgaaaattttgttgacCTGTGGCATAATTTACCTTgtttgaaatatacaaattcttATAGAATAGGGAATGGAGATGCAACAATAGTTATGTAATTTTGATATATCCAAAACTATAATACTAACATAAAGTTTTGAACTGCAGAATTGAAGCTGGAGAACTTGAAGGTACTTAATCTTGAAAATACAAATTTTAACAAACTCTCAGACATTGAGGCTTTAACTTCTCTCAAAGCCTTATCTTTGAACGGTATTGGTATTAATGATTCCTCCGTCCTTCAAGGTAATAAGATAGGCTATGAAAGGCTCGGTTGCTTGCATGAAGTTGCTATTTACTTTTAAAATGTTGATTGAGAACGGACTGAAAATTGACAACAACATTTCAGTTTTGTTGTGTGTAAGATATGATTTCATGGTTTCTGAATTGGCTATGTATTGACAATTCATTCCAATCATCTACAAATACTGTATGAATAGTTTACAAGGAACTTGTTTTCTGGGCAGGAATTTGCAGTTTGAAGAATCTCCATGAACTTGAACTAGGTTGGAATAAATTTAACGGGTCTATTCCTATGTGCTTCAGCAACTTGACATCTCTTCGAGTTCTTGATCTCTCCAACAATATTCTCAGCGGAAACATCCCTGCAGCTCTCATTACTCCTCTCGTACACCTTGAGTATCTATCTCTCTCTGGTAACCCTTTTGGAGGTTCTTTTTCTTTCAGTTCTTTGGCCAACTATTCGAAGCTTCAGGTGTTCGAACTTGTACCTCAAAGCAATGATTTACATGTCGACACTGAGGATCTTGCTCTGCCCCCACCATTTCAGCTAAAGGCTCTCTATTTATCTGGCTGCAACTTGAATAATCAGACTCAAAAAATCCCAAGTTTCCTGCTCTATCAGAAAGAAATGCAAATTCTTGATCTTTCTTCCAATAAGTTAGTCGGCCAGATTCCTACTTGGCTTCTGCAAAATAATGCAAACTTGGAAGTTCTTGTTCTAAAGGATAACTCTTTTACGGGTCCGTTTCTTGTGGATGATTCTCTGGGAAAAAATCTAAGTCTATTAGACATCTCAAACAATGACGTCAGTGGTAAGGTTCCTCGAAATATCGGTTTATCTTTTCCATTTCTGCGGTGGTTGAATTTGTCAGGAAATTCATTTGAAGCCAATATTCCCCCGTCATTGGGAAACTTGACAATGGCAGAATCAATTGATTTGTCCCACAACAAGTTTTCAGGGGAGGTGCCAGGTCAAATTGGAACTGGATGCTTAGCTCTTATTATGTTGGTATTGTCTTATAATAATTTGCATGGCAATTTTCCTTCTGGGTCCACGAACTTAACAAGCCTAGAATTCCTTCACTTGGATAATAACCATTTTATTGGGAGCATTTCACATGGATTATCTCGTTCTCCAAGTTTATCTTTGCTAGATATTTCAAACAATTCTTTTCAAGGCAAAATTCCAAGTTGGATTGgaaatttttcatatttggAGGCTCTTGACATGTCAGCCAACTTGCTAGAAGGTAGCTTACCAGATGCTATATGCAAACTTTCACATCTTGAATTTTTAGACCTCTCCAAAAATCAGTTGATCGGACCTTTACCAGCTTGCTCCGAGCTTACGTCATTGAAGTTCATCCACCTGCATCACAACATGATCTCAGGGCCCATCTCAAACATGCTGTCTGGGAGCTTCAATTTGACGACACTCGATTTGGGTTACAACAAGCTGTCTGGCGGTATACCACGCTATATTGGTAAACTTAAAGAGCTCAGGGTTCTTCTACTGGGGGGAAATGAATTGCTTGGTCATATTCCTTTGCACTTATGTCAGCTGCAGAATGTGACAATTATGGATCTTTCTCAGAATAAGTTTTCTGGGCCACTGCCTACATGCTTCAACAACATTTCTTTTGGCAGCGGGCAGTTCTCCACAGatgcattttttaaatattaccAGCCTTTTGCATTCCCCATAAACCTTCCTTTTTTGGAGATAATCTCTTCCGAGCAAGAAATAGTGATATTCACAACAAAAAGTAGAAGCGAACACTATGCAGGGAATATATTGAATTTCATGTCTGGACTTGATCTGTCATGTAACCAATTGATTGGAGCGATTCCTCCTGAATTTGGTGATCTCAGACATATCCGGGCATTAAATTTATCCCACAACTACTTGCAAGGATCTATTCCCTCAAGACTTTCCATGTTGAACCAAATAGAGAGCTTGGATCTTTCTTACAACGATTTGAGTGGTGAAATACCTTCAGAGCTAGCATCATTGACTACCTTGTCCATCTTCAATGTGTCATTCAATAACTTGTCTGGCAGGGTGCCTGATACATGGCAGTTTGCAAACTTTGACGAAAGCAATTATAGAGGAAATCCAGGTCTATGTGGACCATTGCTCAAGAGTTGTAACCCCTTTGCTCCACACCCTGAAAATGTTGGTGATCAAGACATAGAAGTTGATGGTGCAATTGATGTGGCAGCATTCGCTTGGAGCTTTTTTGCTTCATATATGGTGATCGTGATTTCATTAGTGGTAATTCTTTGTGTTAGCCCTTATTATAGAAGAGCATGGTCTTTTTATATTGATTATTGGATCCTATCGAGATTCTACGAGTATTACAGGTCTCGTTCCTCAGAGAAAAAACAAACATGAAAAGTGTTCAATTGGAACATGAGAAGGAGAtgaattggttttagttactcTATTGGGATTCTTCATTTTGGAAAAAGGTCCAATGTATCTGCAAGTATTGAAAGAGGAACTATATGAGCTGAAATTCTGGTGTCCAATATATTTTGCactacagtttttttttctcacatttgtggttttattttctttatttgcacaattaccATTTATTTTCTGAATAGCCATAATTTTTTTGCCTAATTAATGTATGAAGATGAAGATTAGAGCGGCTTTGGATAATTTTTAATTggtcaaaagaaaatgaatgatcaAGTTGCGATTTTGCAATACAGTCGCTCAACttgttgttttcctttttctagcAGCGTagggagaggagaggagaggagaggagaggaggATTAAAACTCAAAATCTTTATATTTTGAGGTTTTAAACTTAGCCACTAGATGATTAACGAAAATGTGGCACAgccattttttatttcttgatttattAGTTTAATTAACTTGTAAAATTTGTGTATGTTtcactaattatttttttttacaaaaaaaaatcgtATTAATATGAAAATTAGAGCAGTTCAAACTATTTCTACCCATTCCCCTGACAATGATACAATTTAGACCCACATA
This portion of the Coffea eugenioides isolate CCC68of chromosome 11, Ceug_1.0, whole genome shotgun sequence genome encodes:
- the LOC113752326 gene encoding receptor like protein 21-like; the protein is MEAGDSSQQVNGIMSAVANGALAKVDQVHDPRDMVSGGDTPLVGTSTSTRIETKSSMPQNPLIKDVPKFKDVFEEFKWEKIHGKIPLMYQKPFRHLRPICKDDKNEEKEDDAQRDKDRDQDQNLVHEQFTQVISKKVRKQLSKTELKLENLKVLNLENTNFNKLSDIEALTSLKALSLNGIGINDSSVLQGICSLKNLHELELGWNKFNGSIPMCFSNLTSLRVLDLSNNILSGNIPAALITPLVHLEYLSLSGNPFGGSFSFSSLANYSKLQVFELVPQSNDLHVDTEDLALPPPFQLKALYLSGCNLNNQTQKIPSFLLYQKEMQILDLSSNKLVGQIPTWLLQNNANLEVLVLKDNSFTGPFLVDDSLGKNLSLLDISNNDVSGKVPRNIGLSFPFLRWLNLSGNSFEANIPPSLGNLTMAESIDLSHNKFSGEVPGQIGTGCLALIMLVLSYNNLHGNFPSGSTNLTSLEFLHLDNNHFIGSISHGLSRSPSLSLLDISNNSFQGKIPSWIGNFSYLEALDMSANLLEGSLPDAICKLSHLEFLDLSKNQLIGPLPACSELTSLKFIHLHHNMISGPISNMLSGSFNLTTLDLGYNKLSGGIPRYIGKLKELRVLLLGGNELLGHIPLHLCQLQNVTIMDLSQNKFSGPLPTCFNNISFGSGQFSTDAFFKYYQPFAFPINLPFLEIISSEQEIVIFTTKSRSEHYAGNILNFMSGLDLSCNQLIGAIPPEFGDLRHIRALNLSHNYLQGSIPSRLSMLNQIESLDLSYNDLSGEIPSELASLTTLSIFNVSFNNLSGRVPDTWQFANFDESNYRGNPGLCGPLLKSCNPFAPHPENVGDQDIEVDGAIDVAAFAWSFFASYMVIVISLVVILCVSPYYRRAWSFYIDYWILSRFYEYYRSRSSEKKQT